From Lampris incognitus isolate fLamInc1 chromosome 13, fLamInc1.hap2, whole genome shotgun sequence, one genomic window encodes:
- the lyrm7 gene encoding complex III assembly factor LYRM7, with amino-acid sequence MGTRLKVLKLFKALHRTRIGVFRDDDRALTAARLKINEEFRKNKSETSEEDISKMIKMGSDVEAILRQSVLQVEHVGEDKLLLRPRDGLFLENVPYCDQPRKKS; translated from the exons ATGGGGACTCGTTTGAAG GTGCTGAAGTTGTTTAAAGCGTTGCACAGAACAAGGATTGGTGTGTTCAGAGATGACGATAGAGCACTGACAG CTGCGAGGTTAAAGATAAATGAGGAGTTCCGGAAAAACAAAAGCGAAACGTCAGAAGAAGACATTAGTAAG ATGATCAAAATGGGCTCAGATGTGGAAGCTATTCTTCGACAATCTGTCCTACAAGTGGAACATGTAGGAGAAGATAAACTCT TGCTTCGACCCAGAGACGGCCTTTTTCTTGAAAATGTACCATATTGTGACCAGCCCAGGAAAAAGTCGTGA
- the hint1 gene encoding histidine triad nucleotide-binding protein 1: MADETAKAQAAQPGGDTIFGKIIRKEIPAKLIYEDDQCIAFPDIAPQAPTHFLVVPKKPIVQLSKAEEGDAALLGHLMIVAKKCAEQMGLPKGYRVVVNDGPDGGQSVYHIHLHVLGGRQMGWPPG, translated from the exons ATGGCTGACGAAACAGCGAAGGCGCAGGCAGCCCAGCCGGGAGGAGATACCATTTTTGGGAAAATTATTCGTAAGGAGATTCCTGCCAAATTAATCTATGAAGATGATCAG TGTATTGCCTTCCCTGATATTGCTCCTCAAGCCCCTACACATTTCCTTGTGGTCCCCAAAAAGCCAATTGTACAACTTTCAAAAGCTGAGGAGGGTGATGCTGCA TTGTTGGGGCACTTAATGATTGTGGCAAAGAAGTGTGCAGAACAGATGGGCCTGCCCAAAGGATACAGGGTGGTGGTCAACGACGGGCCTGATGGCGGTCAATCAGTCTACCACATTCACCTCCACGTCCTGGGTGGGCGCCAGATGGGCTGGCCCCCCGGCTAA